The Chitinophaga sp. H8 region GATCCGCTTTGTATCTCCATAAATTAATAATGTACTACCTGTTCCAAAGTACCTTCTCGCTCAATGGCCTTAATCTTCTACCAGCAGGTATGGGCTCATCGGTATAGCCCAGGTAAAATAATCCCAGTACCTGGTCTTCCTCTCCCAATGATAAATAATCCCGCATAGCAGGGTGAAGGGTCATCCCTCCTGAGCCCCAGTAAGCTGCAATGCCCATTGCGGTAGCGCCCAGCCACATGTTCTGTACAGCACAGGAAACAGCTGCTACTTCTTCTATCACCGGAATTTTAGGATTATTGCCCCGTTTCATACAGATAGCAATGATGTGGGAAGCCAGGTTGCCCTGGTTTTTCAGTTTGTCGAAATTGCCCGGTATAAAATTTTCAGCAGGTGTGTTGGCCTTATATAAGGCAGCATGACCGGCACAAAATTCCTGTACCTGATCCCCGCTGTATACTACAAAATACCAGGGCTCTGTATAGCCATGCGTAGGCGCCCAGTCGGCCAGTTGTAATAACTGCTGTACCAGCTCATCAGGAACTTTTTTCCCGTTCATACTGGTAGGCTTTACTGTACGTCTTTGTTTGATGATCTCTTCAATTGATACTTGTTGCGCCATGCTCATCTGTTTGGTTTTATCAGGAGATAAAAAGGGATCACCTGTTGTTAACTTTTACTCATTAGTTGTTCTTTCATTGCTGGCGGTAGTTTGGCTACTTTCCGCTGGGTATAATCAAAACAAACCATGCCGGTTTTAGCTTCCGCAATCAGGATGGTTTTTTCTTCCCGGGTAGTGGTGATACGGTAAAACAGGTCGAACCCAAAGGCACTGTATTCACCAGCCGCTACGGCCACTTCAAATATATCTCCCTGAAACCCTTCGCCTTTGTATACGGTGCAGAGGTCGGCCATGATGAGGCCGGTACCGTCATGGTCCAGCTCTTTGCAGCCTGCACTGTGCAGGAATTGTATGCGGGCCTCGTGCATAATAGATACGATAGCGTCATTGCCTACGTGCCCGCCATAGTTTACATCCTGGATACGTACCGGCACCTGTAAGCTGAAATTGAATGATGCGGGTAAGTCTAGTTTTACTCTTGCCATGCTATTGGATAGTTAGGTATAAAATGCGGTGTTTTTAATGAGGAGGTTGATTATCCTGCCGGATGCGCCTTTAGAAAGAGGAGCAGTTTGGCCAATGCCCTGGCGCGGTGGCTGTATTGGTTTTTTTCTGTCATATCCATTTCTGCAAAGGTGCGGCTGGCACCATTGGGAACGAAGATGGGGTCATATCCGAAACCGTTTTCTCCTTTGCCCGCTTCCAGTATTTCTCCTTCACAGATCCCTTCAAACTGATATTCTTTTCCTTCCAGTATCAGGGAGATCACTGTTCTGAATTGCGCCTGCCGGTTGGTATTTCCTTTCAGTTCCGCTAATACCCTGGCAATATTATCTGCTGCCAGTTTCTGCTCTCCGGCGTACCGGGCAGATAAAACACCTGGGGCACCCTGGAGGGCAGCTACTTCCAGGCCAGTATCTTCGGAGAAGCTGTTTTGGCCGGTAAGCTGGTGGATCGTACGTGATTTTTCGGTGGCATTTGCTTCCAGTGTGTCATGTGGCTCCGGAATGTCAATATCTATACCGGCATCCCGCAGGGTAATAATCTGGAAGTTATTGCCCAGCAAGGACCGGATCTCCTTTATCTTATTATCGTTGTTGGTAGCAAATACGAGCGTACGCATGTTATTTTTTTACTTGATTAACAGGGACAAATATAACGCATTTTCTCCCCCCGGTCAGTAAACACCGCCGGAGGCAGGATCATCGGGATATGATATCCCGCTCCATAATATTAGTTGCATATGTTATATCAATATGCTACTTTAGAAGTAAACTATAGCTTATTCATTCCTTAACATTGGGGTAATAGCCCGGTAATAAATATTCCTGATTTTTGCGCATTATTAACATGAGCCAGCTTGAAACTATGTGTGTATCAAAAATAAAGGATGGAGATGCCTCCGCATTCCGGGAGCTATTCTATACTTATAAAGATGCGCTTTTTGGTTATGCCTGTAAACTTTCCCGTTCGGCAGAGCTGGCGGAGGAGGTGGTGCAGGAAGTGTTTATGAAAGTGTGGATCAACCGTCAGCAGCTGGATCCTGCCCAATCTATTCAATCTTACCTTTATACAGCCACCCGTCATTGTGTATTTAATATCCTGAAAAAGGCCGCCCTGGATGAAAAACTGAAAAAGGCCGTCTTTTACCAGCAGCCTGTATTTTCCAATAATACAGAAGAATATCTGGCCACTTCAGAATTGCAGCGGGTAAAGAAAATAATGCTCGACCAACTACCTCCCCAAAGAAAGCTGATCTTCTGTTTAAGCAGGATAGAAGGGCTTTCGCATGAAGAAATTGCCTTAAAACTGGGGATCTCCAAGAATACCGTCAAAGACCAGATTGTAAAAGCAAGCCGGTTTTTAAAACATCAGTTACATGTACAC contains the following coding sequences:
- a CDS encoding nitroreductase family protein: MAQQVSIEEIIKQRRTVKPTSMNGKKVPDELVQQLLQLADWAPTHGYTEPWYFVVYSGDQVQEFCAGHAALYKANTPAENFIPGNFDKLKNQGNLASHIIAICMKRGNNPKIPVIEEVAAVSCAVQNMWLGATAMGIAAYWGSGGMTLHPAMRDYLSLGEEDQVLGLFYLGYTDEPIPAGRRLRPLSEKVLWNR
- a CDS encoding acyl-CoA thioesterase; translated protein: MARVKLDLPASFNFSLQVPVRIQDVNYGGHVGNDAIVSIMHEARIQFLHSAGCKELDHDGTGLIMADLCTVYKGEGFQGDIFEVAVAAGEYSAFGFDLFYRITTTREEKTILIAEAKTGMVCFDYTQRKVAKLPPAMKEQLMSKS
- the rdgB gene encoding RdgB/HAM1 family non-canonical purine NTP pyrophosphatase, translating into MRTLVFATNNDNKIKEIRSLLGNNFQIITLRDAGIDIDIPEPHDTLEANATEKSRTIHQLTGQNSFSEDTGLEVAALQGAPGVLSARYAGEQKLAADNIARVLAELKGNTNRQAQFRTVISLILEGKEYQFEGICEGEILEAGKGENGFGYDPIFVPNGASRTFAEMDMTEKNQYSHRARALAKLLLFLKAHPAG
- a CDS encoding RNA polymerase sigma-70 factor → MRIINMSQLETMCVSKIKDGDASAFRELFYTYKDALFGYACKLSRSAELAEEVVQEVFMKVWINRQQLDPAQSIQSYLYTATRHCVFNILKKAALDEKLKKAVFYQQPVFSNNTEEYLATSELQRVKKIMLDQLPPQRKLIFCLSRIEGLSHEEIALKLGISKNTVKDQIVKASRFLKHQLHVHHDIIVPLLIVGVAYHP